The following are from one region of the Simiduia agarivorans SA1 = DSM 21679 genome:
- the uvrA gene encoding excinuclease ABC subunit UvrA, with protein MDTILVRGARTHNLKNIDLDIPRDKLVVITGLSGSGKSSLAFDTLYAEGQRRYVESLSTYARQFLSMMEKPDVDHVEGLSPAISIEQKSTSHNPRSTVGTITEIYDYLRLLYARVGEPRCPEHGEPLAAQTVSEMVDQVLALPEGSKIMLLAPLVKDRKGEHLHILEQLKRDGFIRARIDGLVVDLDDAPKLDKKKKHTIEVVVDRFKVKADLQLRLAESFETALNLADGQALISYMDGDGDDRIFSAKHACPICDYSLAELEPRLFSFNNPAGACPSCDGLGVRQYFDEDKIIHDPELTLAEGAIRGWDRRNVYYFHMLTSLAEHYGFSIDVPWKKLKKKDQTAVLQGSGDTEVSFRYVNDRGDIYQRTHRFEGVIPNMERRYRDTDSNMVREDLAKFLSHQNCPECQGTRLRRDARHVFVDNRTLPDITSLPVGEAFDYFSSLSFTGRKQEIASKVLKELRDRFQFLVDVGLNYLTLNRSAETLSGGEAQRIRLASQIGAGLVGVMYILDEPSIGLHQRDNERLLRTLTHLRDLGNTVIVVEHDEDAIRAADFLIDIGPGAGVHGGEVVAAGTYKQVIKAKNSLTADYLSGRKSIAVPAKRTPYNAKEELVLAGATGNNLKNVTLTLPVGLMTCVTGVSGSGKSTLINATLYPLAATALNKATTLKAAEHTSVQGLEHFDKCVDIDQSPIGRTPRSNPATYTGIFTPIRDLFAGTQEARSRGYKPGRFSFNVKGGRCEACQGDGVTKVEMHFLPDVFVPCDVCKGKRYNRETLEIKFKGKNIHEVLDLTVEDAREFFDAVPAIAKKLQTLMDVGLSYIRLGQAATTLSGGEAQRVKLSRELSKRDTGKTLYILDEPTTGLHFYDIQQLLNVLHRLRDHGNTVVVIEHNLDVIKTADWVVDLGPEGGSGGGEIIVTGTPEDVAKAKHSHTGRFLKPLLAAQKPKAKAKKK; from the coding sequence GTGGATACCATTCTGGTTCGCGGCGCCCGCACCCATAACCTCAAGAACATCGACCTCGACATCCCGCGCGACAAGCTGGTGGTGATTACCGGGCTATCCGGTTCGGGGAAGTCTTCACTCGCATTTGATACGCTCTATGCCGAAGGCCAGCGCCGCTACGTGGAGTCTCTGTCCACCTATGCGCGCCAGTTTTTGTCCATGATGGAAAAGCCCGACGTGGATCACGTGGAGGGCCTGAGCCCCGCCATCTCCATCGAGCAGAAATCCACCTCGCACAACCCCCGCTCCACGGTGGGCACGATCACTGAAATCTATGACTACCTGCGCCTGCTGTACGCGCGCGTGGGTGAGCCCCGCTGCCCGGAACACGGGGAACCTCTCGCCGCCCAAACCGTCAGCGAAATGGTGGATCAGGTGCTGGCCCTGCCGGAAGGCAGCAAAATCATGTTGCTGGCGCCCTTGGTCAAAGACCGCAAAGGTGAGCACTTACATATTCTGGAACAGCTGAAACGCGACGGTTTTATCCGCGCCCGCATCGACGGCCTGGTGGTGGATCTGGACGATGCACCGAAACTCGACAAAAAGAAAAAACACACCATTGAAGTGGTGGTCGATCGCTTTAAGGTCAAGGCAGATTTACAGCTGCGTTTGGCTGAATCGTTCGAAACGGCCCTCAATCTCGCTGACGGCCAAGCCCTGATCAGCTACATGGACGGCGACGGTGACGACCGTATTTTCAGCGCCAAACACGCCTGTCCCATCTGCGATTACAGCCTCGCCGAACTGGAACCCCGGCTGTTTTCCTTCAACAATCCGGCCGGTGCCTGCCCCAGCTGTGACGGCCTGGGTGTGCGCCAGTATTTTGATGAAGACAAGATAATTCACGACCCGGAACTGACCCTGGCCGAAGGTGCCATCCGCGGCTGGGACAGACGCAATGTGTATTATTTCCACATGCTCACAAGCCTTGCCGAACACTATGGATTCTCCATTGATGTGCCGTGGAAAAAACTGAAGAAGAAAGACCAGACGGCGGTGCTGCAGGGCTCGGGCGATACGGAGGTATCCTTCCGCTACGTCAACGACCGGGGCGATATCTACCAACGCACCCACCGCTTTGAAGGCGTGATTCCCAATATGGAACGGCGCTATCGCGACACCGATTCCAATATGGTGCGCGAAGACCTGGCCAAATTCCTGTCGCACCAGAATTGCCCTGAATGCCAGGGCACCCGTTTGCGCCGCGATGCCCGCCATGTATTTGTGGACAACCGCACCCTGCCCGACATCACCTCACTGCCCGTGGGCGAGGCGTTCGATTATTTCTCGTCCCTGAGCTTCACGGGTCGCAAACAGGAAATCGCCAGCAAGGTGTTGAAAGAGTTGCGCGACCGCTTCCAGTTTCTGGTGGACGTGGGCCTGAATTATCTCACCCTGAACCGCAGTGCTGAAACCCTTTCCGGCGGCGAAGCACAGCGCATCCGGCTCGCGAGCCAGATCGGTGCTGGCCTGGTGGGCGTGATGTACATTCTGGATGAACCCAGCATCGGCCTGCACCAGCGCGATAATGAGCGCTTACTGCGCACACTGACACACCTGCGCGATCTGGGTAACACGGTGATCGTGGTGGAGCACGACGAGGATGCCATCCGCGCCGCCGACTTCCTGATCGATATCGGCCCCGGCGCCGGCGTGCACGGGGGAGAGGTGGTGGCTGCCGGCACCTACAAGCAGGTCATCAAAGCGAAAAACTCGCTCACTGCCGATTACCTCTCAGGCCGCAAATCCATTGCCGTGCCGGCCAAACGTACGCCTTACAACGCCAAAGAAGAGCTGGTACTCGCCGGCGCCACCGGCAACAACCTGAAAAACGTCACGCTTACCCTCCCGGTGGGACTCATGACCTGTGTCACCGGGGTTTCGGGCTCGGGTAAATCCACGCTGATCAATGCCACCCTCTATCCCCTGGCAGCAACAGCGCTGAACAAGGCCACCACCCTGAAAGCGGCCGAGCACACATCCGTGCAGGGCCTGGAGCATTTCGACAAGTGCGTGGATATCGACCAGAGCCCCATTGGCCGCACACCGCGCTCCAACCCGGCCACCTACACCGGTATTTTCACTCCCATCCGCGACCTGTTTGCCGGCACCCAGGAAGCCCGCTCGCGCGGCTACAAGCCCGGGCGCTTCAGTTTTAACGTTAAAGGCGGACGCTGCGAGGCCTGCCAGGGCGACGGCGTAACCAAAGTGGAAATGCATTTCCTGCCCGATGTGTTCGTGCCGTGCGACGTGTGTAAAGGCAAACGCTACAACCGGGAAACGCTGGAGATCAAATTCAAAGGCAAAAACATCCATGAGGTGCTGGACCTCACGGTAGAAGACGCGCGCGAGTTTTTCGATGCGGTGCCCGCCATTGCTAAAAAACTGCAAACCCTGATGGATGTTGGCCTGTCCTACATCCGCTTGGGGCAGGCAGCCACCACGCTCTCGGGCGGTGAAGCCCAGCGGGTCAAACTGTCGCGGGAATTGTCAAAACGCGATACCGGTAAAACCCTGTACATCCTCGATGAGCCGACTACAGGCCTGCACTTCTACGACATCCAGCAGCTGCTGAACGTGTTGCACCGCCTGCGCGATCACGGCAATACCGTGGTGGTAATCGAGCACAACCTGGACGTGATCAAAACCGCCGACTGGGTGGTGGACTTAGGCCCCGAAGGCGGCAGCGGCGGCGGTGAAATCATCGTCACCGGCACCCCGGAGGATGTGGCGAAGGCAAAGCACTCCCATACGGGCCGCTTTCTTAAACCTCTGCTGGCAGCCCAGAAGCCCAAAGCAAAAGCAAAGAAGAAGTAG
- the rpmJ gene encoding 50S ribosomal protein L36, translating into MKVRASVKKVCRNCKMVKRNGVLRVICSVEPRHKQRQG; encoded by the coding sequence ATGAAAGTTCGTGCTTCAGTTAAGAAAGTTTGCCGCAACTGTAAAATGGTTAAGCGCAACGGTGTTCTGCGGGTAATCTGCAGCGTTGAGCCGCGCCACAAGCAGCGTCAGGGTTAA
- the rpsD gene encoding 30S ribosomal protein S4 has product MARYIGPKCKLARREGTDLFLKSGARPLDSKCKAETAPGMHGQRRGRLSDYGVQLREKQKVRRIYGILEKQFRGYYKEAARRKGATGENLLKLLETRLDNVVYRMGFGSTRSESRQLVSHKAILVNGKSVNIPSFQVSEGDVVAVREKAKNQLRIQNALTLAAQRADVEWVDVSADKKEGTFKRVPDRIDLPADINENLIVELYSK; this is encoded by the coding sequence ATGGCACGTTATATCGGACCAAAGTGTAAGCTGGCCCGTCGCGAAGGAACTGACCTGTTCCTGAAAAGTGGCGCCCGCCCGCTGGATTCAAAGTGTAAAGCAGAAACCGCACCCGGAATGCACGGCCAGCGCCGTGGCCGTCTGTCAGACTACGGTGTGCAGCTGCGTGAAAAGCAGAAAGTTCGTCGTATCTACGGCATTCTGGAAAAGCAATTCCGTGGTTACTACAAAGAAGCAGCTCGCCGTAAGGGCGCAACCGGTGAAAACCTGTTGAAGCTGCTGGAAACCCGTTTGGATAACGTGGTTTACCGCATGGGCTTCGGTTCTACCCGTTCCGAGAGCCGCCAGCTGGTATCTCACAAGGCGATCCTGGTTAATGGCAAGTCCGTTAACATCCCGTCTTTCCAGGTTTCCGAAGGCGATGTAGTTGCCGTTCGCGAAAAGGCCAAGAATCAGTTGCGTATTCAGAACGCCCTGACTCTGGCAGCTCAGCGTGCAGACGTTGAGTGGGTTGATGTGAGTGCAGACAAGAAAGAGGGCACCTTTAAGCGGGTTCCCGATCGTATTGATCTGCCTGCAGACATCAACGAAAACCTGATCGTTGAACTTTACTCCAAGTAA
- a CDS encoding DNA-directed RNA polymerase subunit alpha, producing the protein MQSAVNELFTPRQINVTELSPTRSKVVLEPLERGFGHTLGNALRRILLSSMPGCAITEVKIDGVQHEYSAIEGVQEDVIEILLNLKGVAVVMHGKDQVELTLSKKGAGVVTAGDIQVDHEVEIKNPEHVIANITGDKALNMKITVARGRGYEPADQRHSDEEETRAIGRLQLDASFSPVKRLAYSVESARVEQRTDLDKLVLDLETNGTIEPEEAIRRAATILQQQLAVFVDLEDVGTTAGAKPEEPPIDPVLLRPVDDLELTVRSANCLKAENIYYIGDLIQRTEVELLKTPNLGKKSLTEIKDILASRGLSLGMRLENWPPAELRTDGK; encoded by the coding sequence ATGCAGAGTGCAGTAAACGAGTTATTTACACCGCGCCAGATCAACGTTACCGAGCTGAGCCCCACCCGCTCAAAGGTGGTGTTGGAGCCTCTGGAGCGTGGTTTTGGTCACACCCTGGGCAATGCGCTGCGTCGCATTTTGTTGTCTTCCATGCCCGGTTGTGCCATCACAGAAGTGAAAATCGATGGTGTACAACACGAATACAGCGCGATTGAAGGCGTGCAGGAAGACGTAATTGAAATCCTGCTGAACCTGAAAGGCGTGGCAGTGGTTATGCACGGTAAGGATCAGGTTGAACTGACCCTGTCCAAAAAAGGTGCGGGCGTAGTAACTGCCGGCGATATCCAGGTTGACCACGAAGTCGAGATCAAGAATCCCGAGCACGTGATCGCCAATATCACCGGCGACAAGGCCCTCAACATGAAGATTACCGTGGCCCGCGGCCGCGGTTACGAACCCGCTGACCAGCGTCATAGCGATGAGGAAGAAACTCGCGCGATTGGGCGCTTGCAGTTGGATGCGTCTTTCAGCCCCGTTAAGCGTTTGGCTTACTCGGTAGAAAGTGCACGTGTTGAGCAGCGCACCGACCTGGATAAGCTGGTTCTGGATCTGGAAACTAACGGCACAATTGAGCCGGAAGAAGCCATCCGTCGCGCTGCCACCATTCTGCAGCAGCAGCTGGCCGTGTTTGTAGACCTGGAAGATGTGGGTACCACTGCTGGCGCCAAGCCAGAAGAGCCGCCCATCGATCCAGTGCTGCTGCGTCCAGTAGACGATCTGGAACTTACCGTACGTTCAGCCAACTGTCTGAAAGCGGAAAACATTTACTACATCGGCGATCTGATTCAGCGCACTGAAGTTGAGCTGTTGAAGACCCCGAACCTGGGTAAAAAGTCACTTACTGAAATCAAAGACATCCTTGCGTCTCGCGGTCTGTCTTTGGGTATGCGTCTGGAAAACTGGCCCCCGGCCGAGCTCCGCACCGACGGTAAGTAA
- a CDS encoding TonB-dependent receptor: MFKRRLLSQALAITTLGVPGVVVAQEESVFNIEEVVVTATRRAEGVQDIPYNITAVSGDSMREVGATSLSKMAQFVPGMQMVDAGARGLSLVTLRGMNIGGLQASENQGGKDIISRYVNDTPLLIDMKLIDVERIEVLRGPQGTLYGRGAMGGTVRYILNKPSTEAIEGEVYGKISQNAESSGLSYETNAVLNLPLSETVAARFAVGYLDDAGFIDYTEVLTEPGVSNNTRVVEDANDEQTTSVRASLRWEPTDEFYLQVNYFQQDQQAGGRQAGNELFTGNKYHSAMRYVEPYDAKDSVANVEFDWETEYVEIFSTTSLANFDGEGQRDQTDLLVVDIYPGYANFPEFSAFTREVDKTDALVHETRFLSTGDGMIDWIAGFYYEQEDSEGSSTEFTPGYQDWAGIDTGWGEIEYQATSDSRFTEKAVFGEVTFNFTDEFQVTAGLRSFEQTLDIKEDCTVIPIYWFYTRPSPIEPECDSGKGTVKDTVGKLNASYNITEDMMLYGTLAEGFRRGGVNVGPGLLPGEKTYQPDKALNKEIGLRSTWVDGRVTFNAALFQIDWTDLQVPTKSEVNALNIIKNGQQGEINGLELTLQAHATERLRFDGWITYYDTQLTEDAPEIDGLKGDSFPGVPELQFNLAADYAIPLDSAELVLRGNYYWKDEVKTQLNDTIANNGDYVELDSYGLLNVSADYVRDQWHVKLYVDNLTNEYYENGARGEARYGERGSFRYVGTPRLIGLEAGYRF; encoded by the coding sequence ATGTTTAAGCGCCGTTTATTGAGCCAGGCCCTGGCGATCACCACGCTGGGTGTTCCGGGTGTTGTAGTGGCTCAGGAAGAAAGTGTATTCAATATCGAAGAGGTGGTTGTAACCGCTACCCGCAGGGCAGAGGGTGTTCAGGACATTCCTTACAACATCACCGCTGTCAGTGGTGACAGCATGCGCGAAGTGGGTGCAACCAGTTTATCGAAAATGGCGCAGTTTGTGCCCGGCATGCAAATGGTGGATGCCGGCGCGCGCGGTCTGAGTCTGGTCACCCTCCGGGGTATGAATATAGGCGGTCTGCAGGCGTCAGAGAATCAGGGCGGCAAGGACATTATTTCCCGTTACGTTAACGATACCCCGTTGCTGATCGACATGAAGCTGATCGATGTGGAGCGCATCGAAGTACTGCGCGGGCCACAGGGAACACTGTACGGTCGTGGTGCCATGGGCGGTACTGTCCGCTATATCCTCAATAAGCCTTCCACCGAAGCCATCGAGGGTGAGGTGTACGGCAAGATCAGCCAGAATGCCGAAAGCAGCGGGCTTTCTTACGAAACCAACGCGGTGCTGAATCTCCCTCTGAGTGAAACCGTTGCGGCACGTTTTGCCGTTGGCTATCTGGACGACGCCGGTTTCATCGATTATACCGAGGTGCTCACTGAGCCGGGTGTATCCAATAACACCCGCGTGGTTGAAGACGCCAATGACGAGCAAACCACGTCCGTGCGCGCGTCGCTGCGTTGGGAGCCCACCGACGAATTCTACCTGCAGGTGAACTACTTCCAGCAGGATCAGCAGGCCGGTGGCCGGCAAGCCGGTAATGAACTGTTTACCGGCAATAAATACCACTCGGCCATGCGTTATGTTGAGCCCTACGATGCCAAAGACAGCGTGGCTAACGTGGAGTTTGACTGGGAAACGGAATACGTTGAAATTTTTTCCACCACATCACTGGCTAATTTCGACGGTGAGGGTCAACGCGATCAGACCGACTTGCTGGTCGTGGATATCTATCCTGGCTACGCTAATTTTCCTGAGTTTTCTGCATTCACCCGGGAAGTGGATAAAACCGATGCACTGGTGCACGAGACTCGCTTCCTGTCGACCGGTGACGGGATGATCGACTGGATTGCCGGTTTCTATTACGAGCAGGAAGATTCCGAGGGGTCTTCCACTGAGTTCACGCCGGGCTATCAGGATTGGGCCGGTATCGATACCGGTTGGGGTGAAATCGAGTATCAGGCGACCAGCGACAGCCGGTTTACCGAAAAGGCCGTGTTTGGTGAGGTGACCTTCAATTTTACCGATGAGTTTCAGGTCACTGCCGGGTTGCGTAGTTTCGAGCAGACACTGGACATCAAAGAAGATTGCACGGTGATTCCCATCTACTGGTTCTATACCCGCCCATCGCCGATTGAGCCGGAGTGTGATTCGGGTAAGGGTACGGTAAAAGACACCGTGGGTAAGCTGAACGCATCCTACAACATCACCGAAGACATGATGCTGTATGGCACGCTCGCCGAAGGCTTCCGTCGCGGTGGTGTCAATGTGGGACCTGGTCTGTTGCCGGGAGAAAAAACCTACCAGCCGGATAAAGCGTTAAACAAGGAGATCGGTCTGCGCTCCACCTGGGTGGATGGTCGGGTCACTTTCAACGCGGCGCTGTTCCAGATTGACTGGACCGACCTGCAGGTACCTACCAAGTCGGAGGTCAATGCGCTCAACATCATCAAAAATGGACAGCAGGGTGAGATCAACGGGCTTGAGCTGACCCTGCAAGCGCACGCGACTGAACGCTTGCGTTTCGATGGTTGGATTACTTATTACGATACCCAGCTCACCGAAGACGCACCGGAAATCGATGGTCTCAAGGGTGACAGCTTCCCCGGTGTTCCGGAGCTGCAATTTAACCTGGCGGCTGATTACGCCATCCCGCTCGACAGTGCCGAGTTAGTGTTGCGCGGCAACTACTACTGGAAAGATGAGGTCAAAACCCAGCTCAATGACACCATCGCCAACAATGGCGACTATGTAGAGCTGGACAGTTACGGCCTGCTGAACGTGAGTGCTGACTATGTTCGCGATCAGTGGCATGTGAAGCTGTATGTGGACAACCTCACCAACGAGTACTATGAAAATGGTGCGCGCGGTGAGGCTCGCTATGGCGAGCGCGGTTCGTTCCGCTACGTGGGCACCCCGCGCCTGATTGGTCTGGAAGCGGGTTACCGTTTCTGA
- the rplQ gene encoding 50S ribosomal protein L17 has protein sequence MRHRHSGRKLNRTSSHRKAMFKNMAISLVEHELIKTTLPKAKELRRVVEPLITLAKSDSVANRRLAFSRLSNDKAVGKLFNELGPRFEGRPGGYIRILKCGLRAGDKAPMAYVELVDRTAKVEDAAE, from the coding sequence ATGCGTCATCGTCATAGTGGCCGTAAACTGAATCGTACAAGCTCACACCGCAAGGCTATGTTCAAGAACATGGCGATTTCACTGGTTGAGCATGAACTGATTAAAACCACCCTGCCTAAGGCCAAGGAACTGCGTCGCGTAGTTGAGCCTTTGATTACTCTGGCCAAATCAGACAGCGTTGCAAACCGCCGTCTGGCGTTCAGCCGTCTGAGCAACGACAAAGCCGTAGGCAAGTTGTTCAACGAGCTGGGCCCGCGTTTCGAAGGTCGTCCAGGTGGTTACATCCGCATCCTCAAGTGTGGTCTGCGTGCTGGTGATAAAGCACCCATGGCTTACGTTGAGCTGGTGGATCGCACTGCTAAAGTTGAAGACGCGGCTGAATAA
- a CDS encoding tetratricopeptide repeat-containing sulfotransferase family protein: MTSQNHLLDQTRQALAQENGPQLQQLCKQWLSRFPQAPDGHYVAGVLAGQAEKFALAAKAFERALQLDQNRCDAAIQLARCLVRTGDHARACQLVRLAADDIRGKPWLQDLAGSVLTHIGCHAEALPLYRAAVSAVPSHAEYLSNLSACALFNGETFLAKESLEALLALSPDHPRAWWQYSRLSGIDRQAAIKLVGDRLPRWQGPLNQAYGYYALAKWYEDEQDWPRAANTYQRAAEAAQAVAPPYSGADEKLTVDALIRGFDADWWQKTPAAAPAGNTEGTEPLFIVGLPRTGSTLIDSILSAHSSVTSAGELQFVGLVTKQLTGLKASQALNPAIAAASAGIDPVAVAQGYWQASAYLGLPGGLRTDKLPGNFYYLGLLAKAFPHGRFVHVLRDPLDACFAIYKQLFAGAYPFSYDLDALADYYLGYHRLMAHWRSLLGDRLVEVKYEDLVADPHQQVPQLLQRLGLSMEPDCLAYYQQKQTVATASAAQVREKPHTRSIGRWRHFETLMAPVAEKLRALE; the protein is encoded by the coding sequence ATGACCTCTCAAAACCACCTCCTAGATCAAACCCGCCAGGCTTTGGCACAGGAAAACGGCCCCCAATTGCAGCAACTCTGCAAGCAATGGTTAAGCCGGTTCCCGCAGGCGCCCGACGGTCACTATGTGGCGGGTGTGTTGGCCGGTCAGGCAGAAAAGTTTGCGCTGGCCGCCAAAGCGTTTGAGCGGGCCTTGCAGCTGGATCAAAACCGTTGTGATGCTGCCATTCAGCTGGCGCGTTGCTTGGTGCGCACTGGCGATCACGCACGAGCCTGCCAACTGGTGCGATTGGCGGCTGACGATATTCGCGGCAAGCCCTGGTTACAGGATCTGGCCGGCTCGGTGCTGACGCACATCGGCTGTCACGCCGAGGCTTTACCGCTCTACCGGGCCGCTGTCAGCGCGGTGCCCAGCCACGCGGAATACCTGAGCAATTTGTCGGCCTGCGCCCTGTTCAATGGTGAAACTTTCCTGGCAAAGGAATCGCTCGAGGCCCTGCTGGCGCTGTCGCCGGATCATCCTCGCGCCTGGTGGCAGTATTCGCGTTTGTCGGGTATCGATCGACAAGCCGCCATTAAGTTAGTCGGCGATCGCTTACCCCGGTGGCAAGGGCCTTTGAATCAGGCATATGGCTACTATGCATTAGCCAAGTGGTACGAAGACGAGCAGGACTGGCCCCGGGCCGCTAATACCTATCAGCGGGCCGCTGAAGCCGCTCAGGCAGTGGCGCCTCCCTACAGCGGTGCCGATGAGAAGCTGACCGTAGATGCGTTGATACGTGGCTTTGACGCCGATTGGTGGCAAAAAACACCGGCGGCTGCGCCGGCCGGGAACACTGAAGGCACTGAGCCGCTGTTCATCGTCGGGTTGCCGCGCACCGGCTCCACCCTGATCGATAGCATATTATCTGCACACTCTTCGGTGACCAGCGCTGGCGAACTTCAATTTGTGGGTCTGGTCACCAAGCAGCTCACAGGCCTCAAAGCGTCGCAGGCACTGAATCCCGCTATCGCTGCAGCCAGTGCGGGCATTGACCCTGTGGCGGTGGCGCAGGGGTATTGGCAGGCCTCCGCCTATCTCGGCTTACCCGGTGGCTTACGCACAGACAAGCTGCCCGGAAACTTCTATTACTTGGGGCTTTTGGCCAAGGCTTTCCCGCATGGCCGGTTTGTGCACGTGCTGCGCGATCCCCTGGATGCCTGCTTTGCCATCTACAAACAACTGTTTGCCGGTGCTTATCCCTTCTCCTATGACCTGGACGCATTGGCAGATTACTACCTGGGCTACCATCGGCTGATGGCGCACTGGCGTAGCTTGCTGGGTGATCGATTGGTTGAAGTGAAATATGAGGATCTGGTCGCCGACCCTCATCAACAGGTACCGCAGTTGCTTCAGCGCCTGGGGTTGTCCATGGAGCCTGACTGCCTCGCTTATTACCAGCAAAAACAAACCGTAGCCACAGCCAGCGCTGCTCAGGTGCGCGAAAAACCGCACACCCGGTCTATAGGTCGCTGGCGGCACTTCGAGACGCTGATGGCGCCTGTGGCTGAAAAACTCAGGGCCTTGGAGTAG
- the rpsK gene encoding 30S ribosomal protein S11, whose amino-acid sequence MAKPSNKTVRKKVKKTVVDGVAHIHASFNNTIVTITDRQGNTLSWATAGGSGFRGSRKSTPFAAQVAAERAGQAAQEYGLKNLDVEVKGPGPGRESAVRALNNVGYKITNITDVTPIPHNGCRPSKKRRV is encoded by the coding sequence ATGGCCAAGCCAAGTAATAAGACTGTTCGCAAGAAGGTCAAAAAGACCGTGGTTGACGGCGTTGCCCACATCCATGCGTCTTTTAACAACACCATCGTGACCATCACCGACCGTCAGGGCAACACCTTGTCCTGGGCAACTGCCGGTGGTTCAGGTTTCCGTGGTTCACGTAAAAGCACCCCGTTCGCAGCCCAGGTAGCCGCTGAGCGCGCTGGTCAAGCCGCACAAGAGTACGGCCTGAAGAACCTGGACGTGGAAGTAAAGGGCCCAGGCCCAGGCCGCGAATCAGCTGTTCGCGCGCTGAATAATGTTGGTTACAAGATCACCAACATCACTGACGTCACGCCCATTCCACACAATGGCTGTCGTCCTTCCAAGAAGCGTCGCGTTTAA
- the rpsM gene encoding 30S ribosomal protein S13 yields the protein MARIAGVNIPDNKHAVISLTYVFGIGRTTAQKILADTGIAETTKVGDLSEEQLDVLRGEVAKRTVEGDLRREINMNIKRLMDLGCFRGLRHRRNLPVHGQRTKTNARTRKGPRKPIKK from the coding sequence ATGGCCCGTATTGCTGGAGTAAACATTCCAGATAACAAACATGCGGTTATCTCCTTGACCTATGTGTTTGGCATCGGCCGTACCACTGCCCAGAAAATCCTGGCAGACACCGGCATCGCTGAAACCACCAAGGTGGGTGACCTGTCTGAAGAGCAGCTGGACGTATTGCGTGGCGAAGTCGCCAAGCGCACCGTAGAAGGTGATCTGCGTCGTGAAATCAACATGAACATCAAGCGTTTGATGGATCTGGGTTGTTTCCGCGGTTTGCGTCATCGTCGCAACCTGCCGGTACACGGTCAGCGCACCAAGACTAACGCCCGTACCCGTAAGGGTCCGCGCAAGCCAATTAAGAAGTAA